CTAGGTGCttgttaattgttgaaataacaagaagttggttttttttttaatgatataaaactaaataaaatatgaatatattatacctttaaatttaaattcacatatattgttactctctttattgcttttaaaagacgtgtcttattacatcagttacaatatgtatacataaaatggcattgtatagcggtgtacaaattcaagcaagcaacggaGAGGAACTTTTCAACGAGTTAGATTTTCTCGCAACTTAAGTGCAAGACagatatttccctaaattacaaagtgtatGCATATAGATTGTGACTTTTTCCCTTTGACTTTTCCCCCTACAATCTCTCGTACAGGAAACTCGTGAATATTCCAATTCCaatcaaaatttcagtcccaagcacaatatttacccgatttatatcgcaatcagGCAAATTTTCCACTCCGTTAAACGTAATGGTATACCAGGTGGGAGGTTTCTTTAACGAATTACCCTGCACATCTCAAagtctgtcgaaattcacaccttcggaAACAACGGTtgtgattccctgatccttgattttgttaaataaacaacaactcgggTTTTGGTAATTAACCTCACACGACGCTGCTTGTTAATTACGCGTTAACCAATTGatagcttgggtataataattgattcagagtgccgattcagtgatttttttttggccaaaatgccaccgatattcggctgtttcccctcactaaaattagctattttttcccaattatatatatatgttttcccCAATTGgcaaatctagggaaattaggccatttacaaaaaaggttaccgtatattgccgacaaagagtaaatacgttttttttcttcagttttattctccaaaccactgcacatgcaaaaggttttgtaaagaatatgtaaaacaatagaggcatccatataagcagatatgcagcgaagtatatagtttccagatacacattaatccatattgttgacaatttagtttgaccgccattatatgtagggtcaggctaataacaggaagtggccaacagtatagggttttactaaaatccgaaaaatacaaacaggagagacattctggaaacttgattattataatatttactgGTGTCagaattgataatttattattttctttatgaaattagactataagtatttcttagaataaatgaataatatctatacaaggtgtgacttccacctatttattttaattttagctCAAAATTCCATGTACGACTGAAGTAATAAGCATAAACTGTGTCAATTTTCCTTGCACTCcaaaacaaacttcaaaatGTCCAGGCATGACTGAGAAAATGAGCAGAAACTCTGAACTGTTTGAAATTCAAGGGGAACAACTCTAACAAAACTTATTCAACCAAAGCCAAATAAGAACTAAACATGGGTcacgttttacaaaagaacttataaCTAAGACCAAAATCTTCctttgtaatttattttattctttatgTTGATTGAATTATGACTTTAatgtaaataagaagtatttagTTATGTAATTTTACATAAGTataatttcacaaaatgaaGTTGATGAATTTTTAGAACTATGTAACATTTTTAGTCTTCATCATAAGTTCTTCTGTAAAACAGGGCCCTGGATCTTAAATTTCAGTTGAATATGTGCACCTGTAGTAGAGATAATGATTggaaactgaattttgatggaAAAGGGTGACACTATATGCCTTGGCCAGCCATTTCATGGTGTGGGCTTAATAAACATTTAAGCTTCgttgaatatttcttaaatttaaTCTAAAAATCATGTCACTTTGAAATAACCTTTAGGAGTAAACTATGATGGAGAATACTGTCCTTCTTCATGTCTTTTGATGACAAAACAGTAAATACATGTGTAGAGGGGTGTATATCAGAATCTACTTGGAAAAGGATTGTGGTACCAACACATTAAGCTCAAAATGACAAGTATAAGggatttaaaaagaattctggTAGCAAATTCTCATAATATTTTCTAAACATACACTATGAACCATTAGCTAAGGCCTGTGCATAGTGCtctgtgtttgtaaaacactctTTGAAAGCTTCTATTAACTACAACCCAGAAATAttgtgattaaaaaaaaacagcaAAGCATCAGCCACACTAGAACTTACATCCCTCTCTTGAAACGAATTGTAGAACATATTGTGGTATGTACTACCACTCATGGGGTATGTGTCACAACGCACAGGGTATGTGTCACCACTCACAGGATAAGTGTCACCATGCACAGGGTATGTGTCACCATGCACAGGGTATGTGTCATGGTATGAATCACGATACGCTTGATATGAAGATCTTATAGGCGGTAATGGTGGATCCATTGCACATTTTATCAACCGCCCAATGCCTAACtgtggagaaaaccaaatcagCATAATAATGTACCCTGGCTTCATTTTCAAACTGCTGTATAAGGGATTTTCAAATGTATCTTACAGCATTGGATCATAAATCCAaaacaattttctgttttaaacaCTGTATGCTTAGgggatatttttgtttttcttctgtttttatttgcttggtttgtttacattttgttaatttccaCATTACAAAAACATGGCTTAGTCAGGAAAAGACAACCCTATACAATGTTGGCAAATACAGTATTCAGGCCAGAAATGTATAGAAAGGCTTCTGGTTGATAAAATGACCAAAATACTGGATCCACTCTGAATGAGAGAGAataagttagaaaaaaaaaacacaatgaAAGGGATGTAATCTAAACAAACATGATGAAGAGGTGTATTCAATGCACTCACTTTCAACAAGAAAACAGGACAGAGAAGTTAGATGTGGATTAATATCTAGCCTGAACACTGCATACACAAGTGTATATATAAGGATATCATCAGGATGTGATGTTAAATCATTGGAATACCCATTTCTAACCCatgtttcaatatttgttcaaattttgacaCACAAAGTAATAGAAGAACATTTTAATGGCCAAagaataaaactttgattccttatACAACACATCCTGATAATCCTCAACAAATCAGGAAAATAAGGAATAATTATAGTTAATAACAGAAAAGTAGCATTGTCAAAACTCAGAAATCACTGGCAATCAAAGGCGAATCTGTGGATGTGAATTTAATGTCAACGTACGTTATTTTTTGCTAGCAGACTGAAAAAGAAgggaaattttgttttgatgaatgACATTTACTTTATGGCATGATGTAACAGTCAGATTGACTTCCTTGGAAAACCAGTgcaaatttcttcaaataaaaaGCAAAGCATTTACTGAACCAAAAAGCAAGAAAAACTATCCACTTATTAAGAGACATTAGGTAAGACATTTTTGTATCTTCTCTTAAATACATGCAGTGTTATAAATCTGTCATTGCATTAACTTACCATCCGTGAACTGGTCACAGATAAACCCCTATCGTCCTTGGTCATGGGTGGCTGACCTCCATATTTGGAGCTAGGCCGTGTCCCGGCTCTTGTGGCTGCTGGGGCTGATGTTTGTCGGTTCTTTGCAATGGGAGGGTATGGATCCTGCATCTACAAAATGAACATATCAAATCTACAGTCAGTGAAATGTATAGTAACAAATAAAACCATGAATAGTAACAAATGAAACCATGAACAGTAACAAATAAAACCATGAACATAAAACGTTCATTTCAGTCATCATAGTTTACGACTTATGGTCCGTATTCAACTCAGTTATTGTCAATAAGTCACTACTGGTTTTCTTGGGAATTTTACAAAGCTAAACAAAATATCCAGTACTGTATTTCAACATTTCTTCAGTAGTTGAATATTTTCCATACTTCTAGCATGGAATACTTCAGTGCATTATAtttgtaaagattttccctgCAGGTCACATCATCATctcataatttcaaaacaacTACCTGATGGGCAGCCATACCTAAAGTGTGTGACAGTATGCATTATGTAAAGAATAATCCATTTCCTAAATAATTTCCTAATTTTCTACCATACTGATATATACATAACAAGTATTAATGACACATCCTGTCTATGGTAAAGGATCACAACAAAGGCATTAGAAGTTCACACAAATTACGGTTCTTGTCCATTGAATGAAACTTCTAGAAGTTGGTGGATGTCCTctttttaaacatgttcaaGATGGCAAAAGAGCACCCTAAGGGAAGCAACTACTGCACCAACTTATATGAAATTTCagactaaataaaataaaaacatcacacATATCTATCAGGATTGTTAAACAATtacaaagtaaatattttaaagaactaTGAAAAATAAGTAGTTAACAAACGATATGGACAGGGTACTAGTACACAAGACAGGAAGTGTGAGTACTAGCTAACTGGCCATGCTGGTTATATACGAGTAAGCTCTGCCTCAAACCAGCCAATCAGAGAGACCCTAGCTCACCTGGTTTCTACCCAGTAGGAATGGGTTCATTTGAAGTCGTGGATTTTGTGCTCGAACAAAAATGTCATACAACTGCATCTGTGTCAATACATACTGTAGGTTTACTTTATCTCGAACATTGGAATTCCAAGATTTAGTATCCAAAATGACTTTTCACATTTATAACATCATACAgcagaaaaatataaaaatggtTTTAACTTTAAATATATTCTGTGCAGAGTAATTTCTCCGTGTCCCGTTAAATCTACATGAACAGAATCAAATCTTATGAAAAAAGTAGAAAGTGGAAATTAAACCAATTGCTTTTCTTTCTGACTGTACAGAATGCAAATGCCAATTTGTTAATGTAATACAAAACCTCTAATAACAGTTTTGCAAAGAtcttttctatttagtttttcCATTCCCAAAAACTTTAGGACACAGTTGCACAAAGTTCATTAATTTTAATGGACAGTCATCTTACAGTTGCATAGCATTAACTATTTGTTAACTGCTagttaaacttaactaactTTTATCTGGAACTGTTTTTAAAGGACTTANNNNNNNNNNNNNNNNNNNNNNNNNNNNNNNNNNNNNNNNNNNNNNNNNNNNNNNNNNNNNNNNNNNNNNNNNNNNNNNNNNNNNNNNNNNNNNNNNNNNNNNNNNNNNNNNNNNNNNNNNNNNNNNNNNNNNNNNNNNNNNNNNNNNNNNNNNNNNNNNNNNNNNNNNNNNNNNNNNNNNNNNNNNNNNNNNNNNNNNNACAGATTGCCTGCTTAATACCATTTTCGTAGCAAGAGTTGTGTTTCTTTGTTATATtctttggggtttttttaacatcaaaaatctCATGTTAAACACTGTGTAGATGAACAATAAATAGCCAAGCAATCTTTAATTATGAGGTGCTTCGTATTTAAGCCATCAATCCATTAAAATCTGGTTAGAGAATTTAATTATCAATTCATTACCACAGttcaataataataaatatctaGGGTATTGCCGTTCCTACATTCCCCTTTAGTTGATTGATAATGACCAAACTGTGGTCCGTGTTTTTTGATGACACGCATCCCGTATActtaaaatacaaatacatCTGAACTCCCTTTGTACTATGTAGTTAATATCTAGAGCACTTTTACAGAACATTGATTCAGAAAATATGGAATACTGATGGACAATACAAATCAGACTCGTTCTTCATGAAATGTTCACATCAAGAATGCAGTATATTGACTTTTAACTAGATATTATTGTAATGGCAAGCTTCACAAAAGGACTCTGCTTTGTTGCAATGTTTGCTAAGTTCAAGGTCCATAACTCTTTGAAAAATAGGTTAACAAAGTTGGACTGCAACCCACTGATATAAGTTcatgtaatatacattttcaattcaatagctGCAGGGATAGCCAAAAGAGTCTGTAAAAGCATTTGTAgacacacacatgtacagacTGATCACTATAGGGCACCTGCCTATTGTGGGGTCCTTATGATaaacatacaataaaatacatttcCATTAATAACATCAAAGTAGTACTCggtaagggctgttccagaaatgatcaaaagggggggggggggggggggggggggggagagggtcgggcggcaaacgatatttttttgtgtgggtggtcgtatttaaaaaaatacttattatgagtagtgggtagtttctattgtttttttaaattttgtgtcacgtgggtgttgagttttcagaatatttttattgtcgctcttgtcgtgttggttacaaaacatcggagggaaaattgaaaatgtgctttcgaaatgctgcttccgaaatcggaagtaacatagaactattcgagttgtcgctcatTGTAGCACATAACTTTCTATTTCTATTatggcactcttcaaattagaggcgcgtttagtagggtcccttgggacgtgatggcggcgaactatgttctgtagattattacagtttacaatgcatcgattttgggaatattttgaaatcaataggtattccgttttctaataaaaataggcaaattAACCTTGGTTGATTTAtgcgagggtaccgatgcgttatatttatcagtcggtgtgatggtgatatagaggcctccattagaagacgaacgattcatggaaaaacatatccatacccatttcatgaaaatagcatcgcttggactcccaatctttccgacattcccgccatagatgcctttgattgttgatgtgacatcgtttcttcaaaACTACTgcgatacaatgtcgcacaggcattaccgcgtcattgactaatatgttgacggtgctaccgtttgagcgagcgcagcttcatatatgtacatattttgtaatgttcatgctttgatcaggttcaatttaaacaatatctatttgcaaAATACTCATTACAGGAATTTTCTCCCAgagttttatattaaaaatcattaaaacatgtatacatgaatgcgatttaaatatttttatgctatatatacattttatttctgctgccttcactgtgacttgcttaacctttgatgcacgacttgttctgaactgtatgctctcagcctctactttccttttttctactctcaatcttttcaagttactaattgtatgataaaaatgcccaaacctttcaagtttgtaaaactatgtTTTAAACAGCACTGTCTTTGAACacaaaacgcatttcaatatatcatgaaaatttaaaaataaatcgattGGCATGTATGATTAGGATGATATTCCACgcaagttcacaatcatattccaaggtgtgacttagcgagatctcagccatttttgacaagggacttctgggattggcgtcaaaaaattTTCCTTgctagaggttgagatttagctcgaaTCATTTCCCatgctctagtcattagagctcgcagtacgagccagcgctcgctactagaatgtttgtcctgAAAACCTCGTGAGATTtgtactgttttcattttttaaaatatttttgtggtgggtctggttaggtttttttttaattagatgggtcattgtaaaatgagttttatcaatttgatgggtcatggagcaatttttttttttatgggtgcttgacatatacaaaaggtgcctccctaccccccccccccccccccccccatgtatttatttctggaatagctcTAATATTATTTTGCTATCTAAACTATCACTcttgttgatttgaaattgattaAACCAACATTCACATATAAGAAAATACTGTAGTATGCAACTATAAGTGGAACTTAAACTTCAACTAAATAGTGCTCAGTCTGACTATTAAAATGGTAACAGTTTGCCTAAATTTGAGAGAAAATCTGACCTGATGAAAAGGAGGACTGGTGGTTGGGTGCTGAGTGGGGGTGCACCTCTGCCACCGGTTTGTTGTACTTGGCAGACGCTGATGAGAGTTTGGCTGGCATGGTGTTCTCCTTCTGATACGGTTCACTGGGCGCCGGATTCTCATCCGGACTAGACTCTCTCAGCTGTTGTGCACTTCTGATCTCATGTCGCCTCCTTCTCCTCTCCTGTTTCTTTTGAATTATCATCTACAATCCAACAAAGTTACACCTGCTACCCCTGTGATACTCCAGTAGCAAGAATAATTCTATCGAGTTTATCTATGTTGTTTTAAATTAAATAGTTTCaactttatttgttttacaacaaTTAATAAACGAGCTCTGCATCTTATATTAATGCTTTGGCTCGCA
This genomic window from Ostrea edulis chromosome 4, xbOstEdul1.1, whole genome shotgun sequence contains:
- the LOC130054097 gene encoding uncharacterized protein LOC130054097, whose protein sequence is MQLYDIFVRAQNPRLQMNPFLLGRNQMQDPYPPIAKNRQTSAPAATRAGTRPSSKYGGQPPMTKDDRGLSVTSSRMLGIGRLIKCAMDPPLPPIRSSYQAYRDSYHDTYPVHGDTYPVHGDTYPVSGDTYPVRCDTYPMSGSTYHNMFYNSFQERDVPGQRPISATSQKQKPIYGKKQFSNAINNPSHGAPKAYFGSYNQNIGTISASGLAAIQGGKKS